A section of the Cryobacterium soli genome encodes:
- a CDS encoding hemerythrin domain-containing protein, whose amino-acid sequence MPATALPSSGDTPDNEAGAGAVKTCDARGMAEIHRLFRAGFGESPGLVGGVADGDSGRADTVGDYLAMLSTALHAHHEGEDTMLWGRLERRAPSCAAHVARMKQQHAEMLVHLGELDARLPAWRGSGSATDAASVTAALAGINAALAVHLPDEETNIVPVMETVITPREVDALAEHGRKATPKGKMFIQLGTILAAQPDGGTDWQHEHLPAPVRLLWRLIGRPRYERYRAELVR is encoded by the coding sequence ATGCCCGCCACAGCGCTGCCGTCCAGCGGTGATACTCCCGACAACGAGGCCGGCGCCGGCGCCGTGAAGACGTGCGACGCCCGCGGCATGGCGGAGATCCACCGACTGTTCCGGGCCGGCTTCGGTGAGTCGCCCGGGCTCGTCGGCGGCGTCGCCGACGGCGATTCCGGCCGGGCCGACACCGTCGGCGACTACCTGGCGATGCTCTCGACCGCGCTGCACGCCCATCACGAGGGCGAAGACACCATGCTCTGGGGCCGCCTTGAACGTCGTGCGCCGTCGTGCGCGGCTCACGTCGCACGGATGAAGCAGCAGCACGCCGAGATGCTCGTGCACCTCGGTGAGCTCGACGCACGCCTGCCGGCCTGGCGGGGGAGCGGCAGCGCGACGGATGCCGCATCTGTCACGGCCGCCCTCGCCGGAATCAACGCCGCCCTGGCCGTGCACCTGCCCGACGAGGAGACGAACATCGTGCCCGTGATGGAGACCGTCATCACGCCGCGCGAGGTCGACGCGCTCGCCGAGCACGGGCGCAAAGCCACGCCCAAGGGCAAGATGTTCATCCAGTTGGGCACGATCCTCGCCGCGCAACCGGATGGCGGAACCGACTGGCAGCACGAGCACCTGCCCGCTCCGGTGCGGCTGCTCTGGCGGCTGATCGGCCGGCCGCGGTACGAGCGGTATCGCGCGGAACTGGTGCGCTGA